From a region of the Podospora pseudopauciseta strain CBS 411.78 chromosome 7 map unlocalized CBS411.78m_7, whole genome shotgun sequence genome:
- a CDS encoding uncharacterized protein (EggNog:ENOG503P9B6) — MPAYPTYTTLHICLHIAHYSIPSCNLTTKHTTPPAIISPSMERERQYLRPRVGGTVTPGSDTRLNSRPAEWPEWEGQQGRGDQQQQQQQQQQPKSILRKSVRPSTRPRRNSDTSVTSSNIPGVGAGSDSELGVRPSPRAHHISAASTPTASPTASPMLSPSLPSASTSILPRKVLKAKFPGVPAERQGTVNLRPSRASSSTSNLPPSYHGPPPSVACNVLSPQFMPDNNRQLVHSGHHEARQEHYDRPDRRDYRSDPDPETESVSSTSELSSTTEATTVISESSESCESDVTTTEANTLANTGTRTPSVRFTPSVIGSSSSVVSSVAPSKNAPPPPSRKVVRHRVGGPQPRLTSSADRSLTGGGRIKLLPSSAPPVDTRYQWDLEQRQQDLERNMMHRIEQLEAETRALRESEAKLKMDLEDSAAQISATMREKSMAEGERDLARNERAALEREREREREQERRSRDELLSKLDAQKAIIDEFRSNSDLTKGILDEVEKERDVERTDKVELYGKLEATKQVMDEFRNTMDLQRVMIMEAEQSRDDIREIKDKLEVRVQDLERELEKLHIDRKEHEDLLSQQIVALDVRNSALLEQRDNRDKEIAELTTMRDAMKEETEALKVRVSDLIAEKLAAEEEQQNIKIKASGELQEVRRAAEEEQQRITEAAVEEQQRITKAAEEEQQRIAQAAEEERRRITQAAEEAEQALRTTFAADREALQKEIDEGQQPLRARIEELEKERDALEAAKAALEQERSDLQSALNTANEEIAALKVQVKELTLSSSEQATKISALEEELASTQTEVSSLKARIDGLESDKLGLQQKLLDLQVDLGGKQIQIEALTTDLAGSKEANISLASQKIEVANHLNTVQEYLVAASAEIAQLKTEKGTIQVEADKVAGLMSSKAALEDKVVDLEGKISTLESRIAVLQAEADKIPGLMGEKEEALCQISQLEGRSVDLQVRIGELQAELYAKTTELEGKLAQVQSEADKVPTIEAAKIVLGGKVLELQAKVVELQTELAKDPDAVAAALRVELEIKSQEITRRVGEITALTESNSALSAELGATKQQLETLHSSYNSITESYNQATEQIIELQHKVEKLTPSSRRSSRSRNASPQKKDKEKDREKDKESSSSKKDKQRELVVVRNPGDRGGALSVMLQIAAAI; from the exons ATGCCCGCCTACCC GACATATACGACTTTGCACATCTGTCTCCACATAGCCCATTattccatcccatcctgTAACTTGACCACGAAacacacaacaccaccggccATCATATCACCATCCATGGAGAGAGAACGGCAATACCTCCGCCCGAGGGTAGGGGGCACTGTGACCCCGGGCTCTGACACCCGCCTGAACAGTCGGCCAGCCGAGTGGCCTGAGTGGGAAGGCCAgcaaggtcgaggagatcaacaacaacagcagcagcagcagcagcaacccaaGTCTATCCTCCGCAAGTCAGTTAGGCCATCGACAAGGCCACGCCGCAACTCGGACACGTCCGTCACATCTTCCAACATCCCCGGAGTGGGCGCCGGCAGTGACTCGGAGCTGGGGGTCAGACCCTCGCCCAGAGCCCACCACATCTCAGCTGCCTCCACGCCAACAGCATCGCCGACAGCGTCGCCCATGCTCTCACCCTCTCTGCCGTCAGCCTCTACCAGCATCCTGCCTCGCAAGGTCCTGAAGGCCAAGTTCCCAGGGGTGCCTGCTGAACGACAAGGGACTGTGAACCTTCGGCCCTCCCgagcctcttcttccacctccaacctcccacccAGCTATCAtgggccaccaccatccgTGGCATGCAATGTGCTTTCCCCCCAGTTCATGCCTGATAATAACAGACAACTGGTTCACTCGGGTCATCACGAAGCCCGCCAGGAGCACTACGACCGCCCCGATCGGCGCGATTACCGCTCTGATCCGGACCCCGAAACCGAATCTGtttcctccacctcggagCTCTCGTCCACAACAGAAGCCACTACCGTCATCTCGGAATCCTCCGAGTCCTGCGAGAGTGATGTGACCACTACGGAGGCCAACACCCTTGCCAACACGGGCACCAGAACGCCCTCCGTTCGCTTCACACCCAGTGTCATCGGCTCTTCATCCAGTGTCGTTAGCTCTGTCGCGCCATCCAAGAatgccccccctcctcccagccgCAAGGTCGTCAGACACCGGGTTGGCGGGCCTCAACCAAGGCTCACATCTTCTGCCGACCGAAGTCTCACCGGCGGAGGTCGTATCAAGCTGCTCCCTTCCAGCGCACCCCCCGTCGACACCAGATACCAATGGGACCTGGAGCAACGCCAGCAGGACCTTGAGCGGAACATGATGCACAGGATCGAGCAACTGGAAGCCGAGACACGCGCCCTTCGTGAGAGCGAGGCCAAACTCAAGATGGACCTCGAAGACAGCGCTGCCCAGATATCCGCCACCATGCGAGAAAAGTCTATGGCTGAGGGTGAGCGCGATCTGGCTCGCAACGAGAGGGCTGCgctggagagggagcgtGAGCGTGAGCGTGAGCAGGAGCGCAGGAGCAGGGACGAGCTTCTCTCCAAGCTCGACGCGCAAAAGGCGATCATCGACGAGTTCCGCAGCAACTCAGACCTCACCAAGGGCATCCTGGACGAAGTTGAAAAGGAACGCGACGTTGAACGCACCGACAAGGTTGAACTCTACGGCAAGCTCGAGGCCACCAAGCAAGTTATGGACGAGTTCAGGAACACGATGGACCTGCAAAGGGTCATGATCATGGAGGCTGAGCAGAGCCGTGACGACATCAGGGAGATCAAGGACAAGCTCGAAGTCAGGGTGCAGGATCTTGAGAgggagctcgagaagctccaCATCGACCGCAAGGAGCATGAGGATCTCTTGTCTCAACAGATCGTTGCTCTGGATGTTCGCAACAGTGCCCTCCTTGAGCAGCGTGACAACAGAGACAAGGAGATCGCGGAGCTGACGACCATGCGGGATGCTATGAAAGAGGAGACTGAAGCGCTCAAGGTTCGGGTGTCGGACTTGATTGCAGAGAAATtggccgccgaggaggaacagCAAAACATCAAGATTAAGGCCAGCGGGGAGCTGCAGGAGGTCAGAAGGgcagccgaggaggagcagcagagaATTACAGAGGCTGccgtggaggagcagcaaaGGATCAccaaggcggccgaggaggagcaacAGAGAATTGCACAGGCtgcagaggaggagagacGGAGGATCACACAGGCAGCCGAGGAGGCGGAGCAGGCTCTGAGAACGACATTTGCGGCCGACAGGGAGGCTCTTCAAAAGGAGATTGACGAGGGTCAGCAGCCGCTGCGGGCTCGcatcgaggagctggaaaaggagaGGGATGCGTTGGAAGCTGCCAAGGCTGCTTTGGAGCAAGAAAGGAGCGACCTGCAGTCGGCACTCAATACCGCCAACGAAGAAATTGCCGCTCTCAAAGTCCAAGTGAAGGAGCTGACACTGTCCAGTTCCGAACAGGCCACCAAGATTTCTgctctggaggaggagcttgcaTCAACCCAGACAGAGGTCAGCAGCCTCAAGGCCCGGATCGATGGTCTCGAGTCGGACAAGCTCGGCCTTCAGCAGAAGCTCTTGGATCTCCAGGTCGACCTTGGCGGCAAGCAAATTCAGATCGAGGCGCTCACAACCGACCTTGCCGGCTCTAAAGAGGCCAACATCTCTCTTGCCAGCCAGAAGATTGAGGTGGCCAACCACCTTAACACGGTGCAGGAGTATCTTGTCGCTGCCAGTGCCGAGATTGCACAGCTCAAGACGGAGAAGGGCACGATCCAAGTCGAGGCGGACAAGGTTGCTGGCCTGATGAGTTCCAAGGCGGCACTCGAGGACAAGGTTGTGGATCTCGAGGGCAAGATCTCGACACTGGAGAGCAGGATTGCCGTGCTCCAGGCCGAAGCGGACAAGATCCCCGGCCTCATGggcgagaaggaggaggcgttgTGTCAAATCTCGCAGCTCGAAGGAAGGAGCGTCGATCTCCAAGTACGAATCGGTGAACTCCAAGCTGAGCTCTATGCCAAAACCACTGAACTGGAAGGTAAGCTGGCGCAGGTCCAATCTGAGGCGGACAAGGTCCCTACCATCGAGGCAGCTAAAATTGTTCTCGGAGGCAAGGTTTTAGAGCTTCAAGCCAAGGTTGTCGAGCTGCAGACCGAGCTTGCCAAGGATCCAGATGCAGTGGCGGCGGCACTCAGAGTCGAGCTGGAGATCAAGAGTCAGGAGATCACGCGCCGTGTGGGTGAGATCACGGCACTGACAGAGAGCAACTCGGCGCTGTCGGCCGAGCTTGGGGccaccaagcagcagctcgaGACGTTGCACAGCTCCTACAACAGCATCACCGAGTCCTACAACCAGGCAACCGAGCAGATCATCGAACTCCAGCACAAGGTTGAGAAGCTGACCCCCTCTTCGCGCCGGTCCAGCCGGTCCCGCAACGCCTCCCCgcagaagaaggacaaggagaaggacagggaaaaggacaaggagtccagcagcagcaagaaggaTAAGCAACGGGAACTTGTGGTGGTGCGCAACCCTGGcgaccgaggaggagcacTGTCAGTCATGCTTCAAATCGCTGCCGCAATCTGA
- a CDS encoding uncharacterized protein (CAZy:AA8; EggNog:ENOG503NXKF; COG:E): MKTSLFAAAITALGAPVVFAQERDPTSEIYTDPSSNITFNTWSPTPFVTIGVALPPDALEADADEFVGLITCSDPAGWCGVSLGGGMVSNLLVLAYPSPSNPDEILTSLRWASDYGPPIEPYNGDAKLAQISSTLNATHYQVSFRCEKCLGEWRHGEEQQGGSFPSSGGFLLFGWCHASSAPFGEAECADKAEMSQHDSQGLFGATVTSFTLASSAEEYALWAGKATGGAVDGECVV, translated from the exons ATGAAGACCTCACTTTTTGCTGCAGCGATTACAGCTCTCG GGGCACCGGTTGTGTTCGCCCAAGAGCGCGATCCTACCAGTGAAATCTACaccgacccctcctccaacattACGTTCAACACATGGTCGCCGACGCCCTTTGTGACGATTGGTGTGGCGTTACCCCCAGACGCATTGGAGGCTGATGCAGATGAGTTTGTTGGGCTGATC ACTTGCTCCGATCCCGCCGGATGGTGCGGCGTTTCTCTCGGAGGCGGCATGGTGTCCAACCTCCTTGTGTTAGCCTACCCCTCCCCTTCTAACCCGGACGAGATCTTGACCTCGCTCCGTTGGGCGTCCGACTATGGTCCCCCCATCGAGCCATACAACGGTGACGCCAAGCTCGCTCAAATATCGTCCACCTTGAACGCAACGCACTACCAGGTTTCGTTCCGTTGTGAAAAGTGCTTGGGAGAGTGGCGCCACGGAGAGGAGCAGCAAGGCGGCTCGTTTCCCAGCAGTGGTGGGTTCCTGCTGTTTGGGTGGTGTCATGCCTCGAGCGCGCCGTTCGGGGAGGCCGAATGCGCAGACAAGGCTGAGATGAGCCAGCATGACAGCCAGGGTCTCTTCGGTGCTACTGTGACCAGCTTTACACTAGCTTCATCCGCGGAGGAATATGCTTTGTGGGCCGGGAAGGCGACTGGAGGGGCTGTGGACGGTGAGTGTGTGGTGTGA
- a CDS encoding uncharacterized protein (EggNog:ENOG503P4MB; COG:S) — MYSENMLTRLLTIGHMALIILHLQLSACHPLTSGPRYEARGITTSHRYPTRELAGITVIDTPLVRSAQAFALAHSSSTTYNHVMRSWLFGALMVKNNATLQRTIDLEIQAVSALLHDLGWDQTPSSPIISPDRRFEVDGAIAARAFLHDHPHGRKWNERRVQLVWDAIALHTERALNYFKEPAVRLVSQGISLDFETAEIAKATFGIPISEYQAVVAEFPKEGFKQALNETFVWLCREKPGSTYSETKTDTWMQPWGDRYVDGYNSSANLRIDIIDRNLP, encoded by the exons ATGTATTCGGAAAACATGCTGACCCGGCTCCTGACCATCGGCCATATGGCCCTGATCATCTTGCATCTCCAACTTTCTGCCTGCCATCCCTTGACTTCTGGCCCGCGTTATGAGGCAAGAGGAatcaccaccagccatcGCTATCCAACCCGCGAACTTGCGGGCATCACAGTGATTGACACCCCCCTCGTGCGCTCAGCCCAAGCCTTTGCTCTCGCACACAGCAGCTCAACAACCTACAACCACGTAATGCGCTCGTGGCTGTTCGGCGCCCTCATGGTTAAGAACAACGCAACTCTACAGCGGACGATTGATCTTGAGATCCAAGCCGTGTCAGCTTTGTTGCACGATCTTGGTTG GGACCAAACCCCATCGTCCCCTATCATATCCCCCGACAGACGCTTCGAAGTAGATGGCGCCATTGCCGCCCGTGCCTTTCTCCATGACCACCCTCACGGCAGGAAGTGGAATGAACGCCGCGTGCAACTCGTCTGGGACGCCATCGCTCTGCACACCGAACGAGCCTTGAACTACTTCAAAGAGCCCGCCGTCCGCCTAGTCAGCCAGGGTATAAGCCTTGATTTTGAAACGGCAGAGATAGCGAAAGCCACGTTCGGGATACCTATTTCGGAGTACCAGGCTGTTGTGGCCGAGTTTCCAAAAGAAGGGTTCAAGCAGGCGTTGAACGAGACGTTTGTGTGGCTTTGCCGGGAGAAGCCGGGGAGCACTTATAGTGA AACTAAAACAGACACCTGGATGCAGCCTTGGGGAGACCGATATGTGGATGGGTATAACTCGAGCGCGAATTTGAGGATCGATATTATTGACAGGAATCTTCCTTGA
- a CDS encoding uncharacterized protein (EggNog:ENOG503P1TX; COG:S) has translation MLPKYRLTSTSWQRARGEAGCDLPAGPAHWYKKALLGLHELSFLATTSSKFYNTVWRHRQAHLSSKVTSSHFITGIHTKVHTYSTLELVTMTSPQDPHTKLYSHINGQASDLLDRYAVSELCKGWPVYRDASEWQNYRDLFTAEGAYVWTTWSGPRTVDEFISISKAGKEKDVFIMHRECGTLVELGKDKTRAIGKMKATITHRFKFSPQHSNGTHAASNGSNGTTGTHPHDAAKAEGEYEFDVDCDCRFIFFVEKNASTNNEWKTRYVKLFYEKDKVVTVDGFTAPRFSKAELERIPKGYKYLGAAQARLGYEIDLDLPTASGELWDRMYGEMEKWLDGGKVDLFWEGKQ, from the exons ATGCTGCCCAAATATAGACTCACTTCGACCAGTTGGCAGCGGGCCAGGGGTGA GGCCGGTTGCGATCTACCAGCTGGACCAGCACACTGGTATAAGAAGGCCCTGCTCGGCCTCCACGAGCTGTCGTTTCTGGCCACCACTTCATCAAAGTTCTACAACACTGTCTGGCGTCACCGTCAAGCACATCTGAGTTCCAAGGTTACCTCGTCTCACTTCATCACAGGCATTCACACCAAAGTACATACCTACAGCACCCTCGAATTAGTTACCATGACGTCCCCCCAGGATCCACACACCAAGCTCTACTCGCACATCAATGGTCAGGCCTCAGATCTTCTCGACCGTTACGCCGTCTCGGAGCTTTGCAAAGGCTGGCCGGTTTATCGTGACGCCTCAGAATGGCAAAACTACCGCGATCTCTTCACAGCGGAGGGCGCCTACGTCTGGACCA CTTGGTCTGGCCCACGCACGGTAGATGAgttcatctccatctccaaagccggcaaggagaaggacgTCTTTATCATGCATCGCGAGTGTGGTACCCTCGTCGAGCTTGGCAAAGACAAGACTCGGGCAATAGGCAAGATGaaggccaccatcacccaccgCTTCAAGTTTTCCCCTCAACACAGCAACGGAACTCACGCTGCTTCCAACGGCTCCAACGGTACTACCGGCACTCATCCGCATGACGCTGCAAAAGCCGAGGGCGAGTACGAGTTTGACGTTGACTGCGACTGCCGCTTCATTTTTTTCGTCGAGAAGAACGCGTCGACCAACAACGAGTGGAAGACGCGGTATGTGAAGCTCTTTTATGAGAAGGACAAGGTTGTAACGGTAGACGGGTTCACGGCGCCGAGGTTCAGCAAGGCAGAGCTTGAGAGGATACCAAAGGGGTATAAATACTTGGGAGCTGCGCAGGCGAGGCTGGGATACGAAATCGACTTGGACTTGCCCACTGCGTCAGGGGAACTCTGGGACCGCATGTATGGCGAGATGGAGAAGTGGCTGGATGGGGGAAAGGTCGACTTGTTTTGGGAAGGGAAACAATAA
- a CDS encoding uncharacterized protein (COG:O; EggNog:ENOG503P4R6) has translation MADQVKHISSHQEFDNLLASNKYVIADFHADWCGPCKLISPHFSKMASTFSIPGFLAFAKVNVDHVQSVAQKYSVAAMPTFLFFKEGNQVAVNGQAMIQGANLPSLNLAVEKMGKLAKEKAAAAAAAE, from the coding sequence ATGGCCGATCAAGTCAAGCACATTAGCTCGCACCAAGAGTtcgacaacctcctcgcGTCGAACAAGTATGTCATCGCCGACTTCCACGCCGACTGGTGCGGCCCGTGCAAGCTCATCAGTCCCCACTTTTCCAAGATGGCTTCTACCTTCTCGATCCCCGGCTTTCTTGCCTTTGCCAAGGTCAACGTCGATCACGTACAGTCCGTCGCCCAGAAATACAGCGTCGCCGCCATGcccaccttcctcttcttcaaggAGGGCAACCAGGTTGCCGTCAACGGCCAAGCAATGATCCAGGGCGCCAACCTGCCGAGCTTGAATCTGGCTGTTGAGAAGATGGGGAAGCttgccaaggagaaggctgccgccgccgccgctgccgagTAA
- a CDS encoding uncharacterized protein (EggNog:ENOG503PU9N) yields the protein MLQDKGSRSLPDMEKHSQSKQLVQHPAPQQEEEVDRQPPNSRGAPAVRLEMDLDVDIELKGKIKGDVTVAILEDEKRQD from the exons ATGTTGCAAGATAAAGGAAGCCGTTCTCTGCCAGACATGGAGAAGCACAGTCAGTCCAAACAACTTGTCCAGCACCCAGCACCAcaacaagaggaagaagtcGATAGGCAGCCGCCAAACTCGAGAGGTGCTCCGGCAGTCAGACTTGAGATGGACCTTGATGTGGATATTGAGCTCAAGGGAAAAATCAAGGGGGATGTGACGGTGGCTATCTT AGAAGATGAGAAGAGACAGGACTAG
- a CDS encoding uncharacterized protein (EggNog:ENOG503PU9N), translating to MSSQRSRRAPKATPKRTNDGLKPGEILSQVGRVALPFILTKLAQQQEEKQRQQERESNKAPTSSRSRTASRNGSTTSTGERSRSSHNRDRDKHRDNNGSADASFRNDSDFHGVISQVVVGLVAFGAKKLIQRRKEAKQAAASAAQTAQANGRNARGNKSPAEADVELLRALETTAIELQGASESLRRLANSGPKSHHRKCAVRDELVRDAQRLEGSLASIQTGIHNMRNLHPRLRRPDEGKKEPLQRGTRGLGPIRDGKVGHRERLKGR from the coding sequence ATGTCATCACAACGCAGTAGACGTGCGCCGAAAGCAACACCCAAACGTACAAATGACGGCCTCAAGCCAGGGGAGATACTTTCTCAAGTCGGCCGGGTCGCCCTCCCGTTCATTCTCACCAAGCTTgcgcaacaacaagaagagaaacAACGCCAACAAGAGAGGGAAAGCAACAAagccccaacctcctcaagatCCCGTACTGCAAGCCGCAATGGCAGCACAACATCCACGGGTGAACGGTCCAGATCATCCCACAACCGAGACAGAGACAAACACCGAGACAACAACGGCTCTGCCGACGCATCCTTCCGCAATGACAGTGATTTCCACGGCGTCATCAGCCAAGTCGTCGTCGGTTTAGTTGCCTTTGGAGCCAAAAAGCTTATacagagaagaaaggaggcCAAGCAGGCTGCTGCTTCGGCCGCACAAACTGCTCAAGCGAATGGACGTAATGCCCGAGGCAACAAGAGCCCAGCCGAGGCGGATGTTGAACTTTTAAGGGCATTGGAGACTACAGCGATCGAGCTGCAGGGGGCTAGCGAGTCACTACGCAGGCTGGCAAACTCGGGTCCAAAAAGCCACCACAGGAAATGCGCGGTGAGAGACGAGCTGGTACGAGATGCTCAGAGGCTGGAAGGTTCACTTGCCAGCATACAAACGGGGATTCACAATATGCGCAACCTGCACCCAAGGTTGCGCAGACCAGATGAGGGTAAGAAAGAGCCTCTCCAAAGGGGGACGAGAGGCTTGGGACCCATACGAGATGGGAAGGTTGGACATCGGGAACGGCTGAAGGGGAGGTAA